In Aspergillus luchuensis IFO 4308 DNA, chromosome 1, nearly complete sequence, the following are encoded in one genomic region:
- a CDS encoding uncharacterized protein (COG:S;~EggNog:ENOG410PK12) produces the protein MTATLSMSFTKDVCSSGEVASGLVDGMFNSAPDTPSPVYPDRLIRPLPKRTLRSRLSSEAADSILFPPAPPATQLFYGTSVDSADIVNDTKVYVQQSDGRDQSPERDHLPYENGVELESGDEDGPVVVRRSAGFRGSSLSPSAASSAPPQTLPSNSEGPLVKSSSAGPDGYDAFENTNNKKKRKIPTPGNLSSHHSTLSPEFSSMGLATSFQSPSTAGEGSHVSTFYGTGSPASPISSGMSGAGRGRLGRQPQRGSTGRNSLSLHSPISWPRTPTRRDGLLSSPGPAGDSAPKPDQGIISAAIANAAASAFSPPPGPGHVSMLERQTPTPTKTQFTFTCESDSSKGMALQAQNPYPAQHRSPSALTAAVQSQRGYSQGTQTIPNAASQANSSGASQQSQHSQPPQLQTAGTEPATTGRKKKRSPGSLYALAARQRKIQQQYANLHHPPSIEDIWICEFCEYESIFGHPPEALIRQYEIKDRKERKRLAEKKRLLEKAKMKGRKGKKATKNASKHAAAQHAAYDQGYDRASVDHSSTGGGPGVHDDEYLGNEYEDERIPTPPPAPPGTVKNALPPGHPPKPAAAAGSGAKSAADGGTRPP, from the exons ATGACTGCTACGCTCAGTATGTCTTTCACCAAGGATGTCTGTTCCTCCGGGGAAGTAGCGTCTGGCCTTGTTG ATGGGATGTTTAATTCGGCCCCAGATACACCGTCCCCTGTCTACCCGGATAGGCTCATCCGCCCTCTGCCCAAGCGTACCCTCCGCTCTCGCCTGTCCTCTGAAGCGGCCGACTCGATCCTCTTCCCACCGGCCCCTCCTGCCACTCAGCTGTTCTACGGAACCTCTGTGGACAGCGCAGACATAGTAAATGACACCAAAGTATATGTGCAGCAGAGCGACGGTCGCGACCAAAGCCCTGAGCGTGACCATTTGCCGTATGAGAATGGGGTGGAGCTGGAGagcggtgatgaggatgggccCGTAGTTGTGCGTCGAAGTGCTGGTTTCCGCGGGTCGTCATTGTCCCCCTCTGCCGCCTCCAGTGCCCCTCCTCAGACGCTGCCCAGCAACAGTGAAGGGCCTCTAGTGAAGTCCTCCTCGGCGGGTCCTGATGGGTACGATGCGTTTGagaacaccaacaacaagaagaagcgcaaaaTTCCTACACCAGGCAATCTCAGCAGTCACCACTCCACCCTCTCTCCAGAGTTCTCCAGCATGGGCCTCGCGACGTCTTTTCAGTCCCCTTCCACTGCTGGCGAAGGCAGCCATGTGAGTACCTTCTATGGCACGGGCAGCCCCGCGtctcccatctccagcgGCATGTCCGGTGCGGGACGAGGTCGCCTTGGCCGCCAGCCGCAGCGTGGTAGCACGGGGAGGAACTCCTTATCGCTTCATTCTCCCATCAGTTGGCCTCGGACCCCTACGCGGCGCGATGGCCTGTTGTCGTCCCCGGGACCAGCAG GTGACTCCGCCCCGAAGCCAGACCAGGGCATAATCTCCGCCGCTATTGCAAATGCCGCCGCTTCAGCATTCTCCCCACCTCCTGGACCCGGTCATGTCAGCATGCTCGAACGACAAACGCCTACGCCGACCAAGACTCAGTTTACCTTCACATGCGAGTCGGACTCGTCGAAGGGAATGGCTCTGCAGGCACAGAACCCGTACCCCGCACAGCATCGTTCACCCAGTGCTCTCACTGCAGCTGTCCAGAGCCAGCGGGGATATTCACAAGGCACCCAGACGATCCCAAATGCCGCTTCGCAAGCCAACTCTTCAGGGGCGTCTCAACAGTCACAGCACTCGCAACCGCCGCAACTACAGACTGCGGGGACTGAGCCTGCAACCacagggagaaagaagaagcggtCTCCAGGTAGCCTCTACGCTCTGGCCGCGCGCCAACGCAAGATCCAGCAGCAGTATGCCAACCTTCACCACCCGCCCAGCATCGAGGACATCTGGATCTGCGAGTTCTGCGAGTACGAGAGCATCTTTGGGCACCCGCCCGAGGCTCTCATTCGCCAGTACGAGATCAAGGACcgcaaggaaaggaaacgattggcggagaagaagcggttgctcgagaaggccaagatgAAGGGCCGTAAGGGCAAGAAAGCGACTAAGAACGCCAGCAAGCACGCAGCGGCTCAGCACGCAGCCTATGACCAAGGATACGACCGAGCGTCCGTGGATCATTCTTCAACCGGAGGAGGACCAGGGGTGCATGATGACGAGTACTTAGGCAACGAGTACGAGGACGAGAGGATCCCAACCCCacctccagcgcctccaggTACAGTCAAAAATGCACTACCACCAGGACATCCGCCCAagccagccgcagcagccggGTCGGGCGCTAAGAGTGCAGCGGACGGCGGGACAAGACCGCCCTGA
- a CDS encoding uncharacterized protein (COG:S;~EggNog:ENOG410PQUE;~TransMembrane:4 (i52-71o87-112i124-146o166-183i)), translated as MYLLAFRLIRRIFSKSKKSNNNQDPNGINLDYPPPPASNIPRRPRLKHYTELFLHILQAVFGLTTIILYGIDIHHAHEKSESADARWVYAIVTGMMGCGTALFYLVMMHWVLKTRTPLAMRERWNLPLFVWEAVLCVFWLTLFGIFGKLYIGDYEDSSKVTRMRRAVWVDLVDLVLWVGTALWKGMRWWRGQRGVFGVDGVEEKEGV; from the coding sequence ATGtacctcctcgccttccgCCTCATCCGacgcatcttctccaaatccaaaaaatccaacaacaatcaagacCCCAACGGAATCAACCTCGactacccaccaccacccgcctccaacatccccCGTCGCCCCCGTCTAAAGCACTACACGGAGCTCTTCCTACACATCCTGCAAGCCGTCTTCGGtctaaccaccatcatcctctacgGGATCGACATCCACCACGCACACGAAAAGTCCGAGTCGGCAGATGCACGCTGGGTATACGCCATCGtgacggggatgatggggtgcGGGACGGCGCTATTCTACCTGGTTATGATGCATTGGGTGTTGAAGACGCGGACGCCGTTGGCGATGCGGGAGAGGTGGAATCTGCCGCTGTTTGTGTGGGAGGCGGTGTTGTGCGTGTTTTGGTTGACGCTGTTTGGCATCTTTGGGAAGTTGTATATTGGGGATTATGAGGATAGTAGTAaggtgacgaggatgaggcgtGCGGTttgggtggatttggtggatttggtgctGTGGGTGGGGACGGCGTTGTggaaggggatgaggtggtggagggggcaGAGGGGGGTATTTGGGGTTGATGgcgtggaggagaaggagggggtttAG
- a CDS encoding GATA-like domain-containing protein (COG:S;~EggNog:ENOG410PTJ1;~InterPro:IPR013860;~PFAM:PF08550), which yields MESLPKGLLTTATKVSTELDGVGPVNIGDVVQLWKVYSANPSAHDDDVGYRLENFFWRIWGSRCLNHTLLGTTLASLFLRISEPNPFSLVQLSKATKAAQAAQSSKGNHEGGSGRPAGNNGKAPLHPILKKPRNGSSSGETHKTTRLLLTDIDGQSTTRKPSNPPTPVPPSVPTMGDTAPRQTQKKAVFVASKAKSSKRRPVIMRRKSSQQSSGTSSTRAHSPPPDSPQLTLEYTPTPPIQELGSASKTTIGACELDGTELLSRSHSDFRPDLAVSPRDTKTELPGKGLFAKDIPEKGSVQGEKAQVERPPELPELFLSDLRELLDTGRPEEAHVKPPPPRRRAFYAVEPSLPEPNFFSATGCRRYDARYLSAENYEQPSSMKLVDKNFRKRFSDRVRQEQVLVSSLGTPGPEAEPKTTPPKPVRAESSSTVTNATPSPSRFGDSHGKASTAPSSAVPFRRLSNHDDSFATDSQGSTDEEVSPVLTNLSMPRRQSQLSVMIERSRQHGGEEDQQETEEVIEEIREQ from the exons ATGGAAAGTCTCCCCAAAGGCTTGCTGACCACGGCAACAAAGGTATCAACGGAGCTGGATGGCGTGGGTCCGGTGAATATTGGGGATGTCGTGCAGCTTTGGAAAG TCTACAGTGCCAATCCATCAGCGCATGATGACGACGTGGGATACAGGCTGGAGAACTTTTTCTGGAGGATATGGGGAAGTCGTTGTCTGAACCATACTCTCTTGGGAACTACGCTGGCCAGTCTGTTCCTACGTATTTCCGAGCCCAACCCGTTTAGTTTGGTGCAGTTGAGCAAG GCGACCAAAGCAGCTCAAGCAGCTCAGTCATCCAAGGGGAATCATGAAGGGGGCTCCGGGAGGCCGGCTGGTAACAACGGGAAGGCACCACTTCACCCCATACTCAAGAAGCCCAGAAACGGAAGTTCCAGCGGAGAAACACATAAGACGACTCGTCTGCTGCTAACGGACATTGACGGTCAGAGTACCACTCGCAAACCATCAAACCCCCCTACACCGGTTCCTCCATCAGTGCCTACAATGGGAGACACTGCGCCCCGACAGACGCAAAAAAAAGCGGTTTTCGTGGCTAGCAAGGCAAAAAGTAGCAAGCGTCGGCCTGTGATAATGCGGCGCAAGTCCTCACAGCAGTCGTCTGGTACCAGTTCTACCCGTGCCCATAGTCCACCACCAGACTCACCGCAGCTGACTCTGGAATATaccccaaccccaccaaTTCAGGAACTTGGCAGTGCGTCAAAGACTACCATTGGTGCATGTGAATTGGATGGAACGGAGCTTTTGTCAAGAAGCCATAGCGACTTTCGTCCAGACCTTGCCGTCTCCCCAAGAGACACGAAGACCGAGCTTCCCGGTAAAGGCCTTTTTGCCAAAGACATACCCGAGAAGGGTTCGGTCCAGGGCGAAAAAGCACAAGTTGAAAGACCCCCAGAACTCCCAGAGCTGTTTTTATCTGATTTAAGAGAGCTTCTCGACACGGGTCGGCCAGAAGAGGCACATGTTAAGCCGCCACCTCCACGTCGCAGAGCATTTTATGCAGTCGAACCTTCCCTACCTGAACCCAACTTTTTTTCGGCTACTGGATGTCGCCGCTATGATGCGCGATATCTGTCGGCGGAGAACTACGAGCAACCATCTAGCATGAAGCTTGTTGACAAGAACTTCCGAAAGCGATTTTCGGATCGAGTACGCCAGGAACAAGTCCTGGTTTCTTCTCTAGGAACGCCGGGGCCAGAAGCTGAACCCAAGACGACACCACCCAAACCAGTACGGGCTGAATCAAGCAGCACTGTCACTAATGccacaccatccccatcccggTTCGGGGACTCACACGGAAAGGCGTCCACGGCTCCAAGCTCTGCTGTTCCTTTCCGGCGGCTTTCAAACCATGATGATTCGTTTGCAACTGACAGTCAGGGCAGTACGGACGAGGAAGTGTCTCCAGTGTTGACCAACCTTTCGATGCCACGCAGACAAAGCCAGCTTAGTGTGATGATCGAGCGGAGTAGACAGcatgggggagaagaggatcaGCAAGAGACCGAAGAGGTCATTGAAGAAATTAGAGAGCAGTAG